From the Priestia koreensis genome, one window contains:
- a CDS encoding VanW family protein, protein MRDVRFLRVFLFSIICIVYLFSFSHLSVFAYEAFFTKEDSYATGTTIAGTDVSRMEKAEAKSSVQTGLANWQNTSSFFISYKEKKEALPMDIFEFDLEKTMDEAQNEAQSSAAVNVNYSKLNQFLTNLVGAEELSRISVKNLRRDLTNTAASLNSSGGTLHLEAYVPKKLLQKQTVSQASLKLSDEQVADLSTWLTKQKRLTIKGNTQFSLLENAKANDLVDFSDDSLSLLGSVLYEVFTNTDFEILERHTSRELPKWAQLGYEARILNGKLDLVVFNPNYLPYDINLEMKNNELHASLEGEPFLYTYSSSVKDPQQFKPKIVVQYATSLLPGTRQMIESGENGQLVKVFREVMRQGQSIKSVLLSEDFYPPVHGVELRGFPIPEENLPSIDETANSEENDTKTEDDSSADNSDGTTNDSDDTNTSSEGEQNPQTSTTDSEDETTTPTEKADETTDNKKDDASSKESDSSNSTEAKEESDQPVSK, encoded by the coding sequence GTGAGAGATGTAAGATTTTTACGAGTATTTTTGTTTTCAATTATATGTATTGTGTATCTTTTTAGTTTCTCACACTTAAGCGTCTTTGCGTACGAAGCCTTTTTTACGAAAGAGGATTCGTACGCAACAGGAACAACTATAGCAGGAACAGACGTGTCTAGGATGGAGAAGGCTGAAGCAAAATCATCGGTTCAAACAGGTCTTGCCAACTGGCAAAATACGTCTTCTTTTTTTATTTCTTATAAAGAGAAAAAAGAAGCATTGCCAATGGATATATTTGAGTTTGATTTGGAGAAAACGATGGATGAGGCTCAAAATGAAGCTCAAAGCAGTGCCGCTGTAAACGTAAACTATAGCAAATTAAATCAATTCTTAACGAACCTTGTTGGAGCAGAGGAATTAAGTCGTATATCAGTTAAAAACCTGAGACGCGATCTTACCAACACGGCCGCTTCGCTGAATTCTTCGGGTGGTACTTTACACCTAGAGGCCTATGTGCCTAAAAAACTCCTGCAAAAGCAAACAGTCAGTCAAGCATCTCTAAAGCTGAGTGACGAACAGGTAGCAGACTTAAGCACATGGTTAACGAAACAGAAAAGGCTTACGATTAAGGGTAACACGCAGTTTTCGTTGCTTGAGAACGCAAAAGCAAACGATTTAGTCGATTTTTCAGATGATTCTTTGAGCTTGCTTGGATCAGTTTTATATGAGGTGTTTACAAATACAGATTTTGAAATTCTTGAACGACATACGAGCAGAGAGTTGCCAAAATGGGCACAGCTTGGGTATGAGGCGCGAATTTTAAATGGAAAATTGGATTTAGTCGTGTTTAACCCGAACTACCTGCCTTATGACATCAATCTTGAAATGAAAAATAATGAGTTGCACGCGTCTTTAGAAGGAGAACCGTTCTTATACACGTATTCTTCCTCTGTTAAAGATCCTCAGCAGTTTAAGCCAAAAATCGTGGTCCAATATGCGACATCTCTGCTTCCAGGGACGCGTCAAATGATTGAATCGGGAGAAAATGGTCAGTTGGTTAAGGTGTTCCGAGAAGTAATGAGGCAGGGGCAGAGTATAAAATCGGTTTTATTAAGTGAAGACTTTTATCCGCCAGTACATGGTGTAGAACTAAGAGGATTCCCAATACCAGAAGAAAACTTACCAAGCATTGATGAAACAGCAAATTCCGAAGAAAATGATACGAAAACAGAGGACGATTCCTCCGCTGACAATTCTGATGGAACGACGAACGATAGCGATGACACTAATACTTCTTCAGAAGGGGAGCAAAATCCTCAGACCTCTACAACTGATAGTGAGGATGAAACGACTACACCGACTGAAAAGGCAGATGAGACAACCGATAATAAAAAGGATGATGCTTCGTCTAAAGAAAGTGACTCTTCCAATTCAACTGAAGCAAAAGAAGAATCTGATCAACCTGTATCTAAATAA
- a CDS encoding PRC-barrel domain-containing protein: MKKSTEVTNLPIISISEGNQIGTVKSLIINPDKNSIDFLTIEQEDWQVSVKAIPFKKVIGVGEYAVTVEHEGATIDLNEIPIANQLLNKKITLIEARVMTRKGEMLGQVLEYFLNEDTGDLMGLLVKLPNREVIISIDHVITLGKDLIIVNEHAKDAFLQKAEQLTQNDGDGTYSDEIIQEEPVSQSQPVVEEPVQLEEEPKEDPNEKRETLRKKQLELLVGKKATTNIYGNSGDLLIRSGTVLTEQDIKQAQEEGQSVFVELSMNVSE, translated from the coding sequence ATGAAGAAAAGTACTGAAGTAACAAATTTGCCAATCATTAGTATTTCAGAGGGAAATCAGATTGGGACGGTTAAAAGCTTAATTATTAACCCAGATAAAAACTCAATTGACTTTCTGACGATTGAGCAAGAAGACTGGCAGGTTAGCGTGAAGGCAATTCCCTTCAAAAAAGTAATTGGTGTGGGAGAATATGCTGTAACCGTTGAACATGAAGGCGCTACCATCGATTTAAATGAAATTCCGATTGCCAATCAGCTGTTAAATAAGAAGATTACGCTAATTGAGGCACGGGTTATGACACGTAAGGGAGAAATGCTTGGACAAGTATTAGAGTATTTCTTAAATGAAGATACGGGTGATTTGATGGGACTTCTCGTCAAGCTTCCAAACCGTGAAGTGATTATTTCAATTGATCATGTCATTACGTTAGGAAAAGATTTAATTATTGTAAATGAGCATGCAAAAGATGCATTTTTACAAAAGGCGGAACAGCTAACGCAAAACGATGGGGACGGAACGTATAGCGATGAGATTATCCAAGAAGAACCTGTATCTCAGTCTCAGCCAGTTGTAGAAGAACCTGTTCAGCTTGAAGAAGAACCAAAAGAAGATCCAAATGAAAAAAGAGAGACGCTACGTAAAAAACAGCTTGAACTTCTTGTCGGCAAAAAAGCTACCACAAACATCTACGGAAATAGCGGAGATTTATTAATCCGTAGCGGTACGGTTTTAACAGAACAAGATATTAAACAGGCACAAGAAGAAGGACAAAGTGTGTTTGTAGAACTATCAATGAACGTTTCTGAATAA
- a CDS encoding type II secretion system protein → MKRYKKLQNQQGMTIIELLVSLVILTLLFTGAMQFFPQSFSYTRDNQSKTIGINVARNTLHYMQGQSFLKIKKEIKDSKKVLSLYICERKENNEAVKFYSYQDNNLPIPTDCKNIEVNSLSYKVTMEENNDKGTDTYKSSIIPITITVKWKGKNADLSTSVKGDIVSEDLRETN, encoded by the coding sequence ATGAAACGTTATAAAAAATTGCAAAATCAGCAAGGAATGACAATTATCGAGCTTCTCGTTTCACTCGTCATTTTAACGCTTTTATTCACTGGTGCTATGCAATTCTTCCCGCAGTCATTTTCATACACACGAGATAATCAGTCGAAGACCATCGGCATTAATGTTGCAAGAAATACCTTACACTACATGCAAGGACAGAGCTTTTTAAAAATTAAGAAAGAAATAAAGGATTCAAAAAAGGTTTTATCATTATACATTTGTGAACGGAAAGAAAATAATGAGGCGGTTAAATTCTACTCCTATCAAGATAATAACCTACCCATTCCTACAGACTGCAAAAATATTGAAGTAAATAGCCTTAGTTATAAAGTCACGATGGAAGAAAATAATGATAAAGGTACAGATACCTATAAATCTTCTATTATTCCTATTACGATCACTGTAAAATGGAAAGGAAAAAATGCAGATTTAAGTACTAGTGTTAAAGGAGATATTGTCAGTGAAGATCTTCGCGAAACGAATTAA
- a CDS encoding PilW family protein gives MKIFAKRIKNNKGMTLVELLATFTIASIVLAIVYAVFINGLKTSNKVEAKNALRDDGDYVVSTIMNELQGISADSINYCTPSTGNLQCIKLIDNKSMHVSQNGNTPSDFYNVEKTQKNTANEAVNEVTIEYGLKDKTNTTSTQPPTPDNRMYTFFINGKSIDIDNNLKHSTIDFSCSSKDDNDQCTSAVFDLTLFVSTTSKVAKFDASLDNYVQDKKDGKQPKIKDNEDQGWVELESQFGF, from the coding sequence GTGAAGATCTTCGCGAAACGAATTAAGAATAATAAAGGAATGACACTTGTTGAATTGTTGGCTACGTTTACCATTGCAAGCATTGTGTTAGCCATTGTATATGCCGTATTTATTAATGGTCTCAAAACGTCTAATAAAGTAGAAGCAAAAAATGCGCTCCGTGATGACGGAGACTATGTAGTTTCCACCATTATGAATGAACTTCAAGGAATTTCTGCTGATAGTATAAATTATTGCACACCTAGTACAGGAAACCTTCAGTGTATCAAGTTGATTGATAACAAAAGTATGCATGTGTCTCAAAACGGTAATACTCCAAGCGATTTTTATAACGTCGAGAAAACGCAAAAAAATACGGCCAATGAAGCGGTTAATGAAGTGACCATTGAGTACGGTCTAAAAGATAAAACAAATACGACAAGTACACAGCCCCCCACTCCAGATAATAGAATGTATACCTTCTTTATTAATGGAAAATCCATTGATATTGATAACAACTTAAAACACTCTACAATTGATTTTAGCTGTTCTTCGAAAGATGACAATGATCAATGCACAAGTGCCGTTTTTGATCTTACGCTCTTTGTTTCTACTACATCAAAAGTAGCTAAATTTGACGCCTCTCTTGACAACTATGTTCAAGATAAAAAAGATGGTAAGCAGCCTAAAATTAAAGATAATGAAGATCAAGGATGGGTTGAATTAGAAAGTCAATTTGGATTCTAA